A genomic stretch from Vibrio coralliilyticus includes:
- a CDS encoding ArsJ-associated glyceraldehyde-3-phosphate dehydrogenase, giving the protein MTVKVGINGFGRIGRLALRAAFDWEELEFVQINDVAGDAATLAHLLEFDSVQGRWSHEVKAEGDNILINGQVIKTTQEKDIDAIDWSGCDVVIEATGKHRNTSLLNKYLAQGVKRVVVSAPVKEEGVANIVVGVNDHIFDPAVHQIVTAASCTTNCIAPVVKVIHEKLGISQSSFTTIHDLTNTQTILDAPHKDLRRARACGMSLIPTTTGSATAIVEIFPDLKGKINGHAVRVPLANASLTDIIFDVKRDTTAEEVNALLKEASQGELNGILGFEERPLVSIDYKGDQRSTIVDAQSTMVVGSRMVKIYAWYDNEMGYATRTAELVRKVGLA; this is encoded by the coding sequence ATGACAGTTAAAGTCGGAATTAACGGTTTTGGTCGTATTGGACGTTTAGCGCTACGGGCGGCGTTTGATTGGGAAGAGCTGGAGTTTGTGCAGATCAATGATGTGGCGGGTGATGCTGCAACACTCGCACACCTGCTGGAGTTTGATTCAGTTCAAGGACGTTGGAGTCACGAAGTCAAAGCGGAAGGCGATAACATTTTGATTAACGGTCAGGTTATCAAAACGACGCAAGAGAAAGACATCGATGCTATCGACTGGTCTGGTTGTGACGTCGTGATCGAAGCGACCGGTAAACACCGTAATACCTCGCTTCTTAACAAGTATCTAGCTCAAGGTGTGAAACGAGTCGTGGTTTCTGCGCCGGTTAAAGAGGAAGGTGTGGCGAACATTGTGGTCGGTGTGAATGATCATATCTTTGATCCAGCAGTGCATCAGATTGTTACGGCTGCGTCTTGTACGACCAACTGTATTGCGCCAGTGGTTAAAGTGATTCATGAGAAATTAGGTATCTCGCAGTCTTCTTTTACCACTATCCATGACCTGACCAACACACAAACTATTCTTGATGCGCCACATAAAGATTTGCGCCGTGCCCGTGCTTGCGGCATGAGCCTTATCCCGACAACGACTGGTAGTGCAACAGCGATTGTGGAAATTTTCCCAGATCTGAAAGGCAAGATTAACGGCCACGCGGTGCGCGTTCCTCTGGCCAACGCGTCACTCACAGACATCATCTTTGATGTGAAACGTGATACTACGGCGGAAGAAGTGAATGCGTTGCTAAAAGAAGCATCACAAGGTGAGCTGAACGGTATTCTTGGTTTTGAAGAGCGCCCGCTGGTATCGATTGATTACAAAGGTGACCAACGTTCAACCATAGTTGATGCTCAATCAACTATGGTGGTAGGTAGTCGCATGGTGAAGATCTACGCTTGGTACGACAACGAAATGGGCTACGCGACACGTACTGCTGAGTTGGTACGTAAAGTGGGCTTGGCATAA
- the rhtB gene encoding homoserine/homoserine lactone efflux protein: MDMHVWLAYVVTAVVFSLAPGSGTVNSISNGLSYGTRKSLSAIAGLQIGLALHIVLVGAGIGALVAQSATAFTVIKWVGAAYLVWLGIQKWRDTSGLATATEGQSLSGKTLMRNAVLINLTNPKSIVFLVALFPQFIDPAKDQLTQLAVLGVTTVVIDSIVMLGYTSLASQLGRFIRSDKIMSKINKVFGSMFVGCGALLAAAKA, from the coding sequence ATGGATATGCATGTTTGGTTAGCCTATGTCGTTACCGCAGTGGTATTCAGCCTTGCACCAGGTTCAGGCACCGTCAATTCAATCAGTAATGGTTTGAGTTACGGAACTCGTAAATCTTTGTCAGCAATAGCGGGGCTTCAGATTGGTCTGGCGTTGCACATTGTGTTGGTTGGGGCCGGGATTGGTGCCTTGGTGGCTCAATCGGCAACAGCCTTTACAGTGATTAAATGGGTGGGTGCGGCGTACTTAGTATGGCTAGGTATTCAGAAGTGGCGTGATACGTCGGGTCTGGCTACCGCTACTGAAGGGCAGAGCCTGTCGGGTAAAACCTTAATGCGCAACGCCGTACTGATTAACCTGACTAACCCTAAATCGATCGTGTTCTTGGTTGCATTATTCCCGCAATTTATTGACCCAGCCAAAGATCAACTGACGCAATTGGCAGTGTTGGGAGTGACGACGGTCGTGATTGATTCGATTGTGATGCTAGGATACACCTCGTTAGCCTCCCAATTGGGGCGTTTTATCCGCTCTGATAAGATTATGAGTAAGATCAACAAGGTATTTGGTTCCATGTTTGTCGGTTGTGGGGCATTATTAGCGGCTGCCAAAGCATAG
- a CDS encoding cyclin-dependent kinase inhibitor 3 family protein → MTHPTWQLDLEQGALVLTPCPGTKGVDLEASLVQLKEQGVEAIVTALDNTELENKGVAQLGEATEKLGMQWFQIEIEDDCAPGDDFAVKWQQASSALHQVVDNGGKVAMHCMGGSGRTGLLAAHLLLEKQWSLSDIVKEVQALRPGAFTKPVQVDYISAVAAK, encoded by the coding sequence ATGACACATCCAACTTGGCAATTGGACCTTGAGCAAGGTGCGTTAGTACTTACTCCTTGTCCGGGTACTAAAGGTGTTGATCTGGAAGCTTCGCTTGTGCAGCTAAAAGAGCAAGGTGTTGAAGCGATAGTGACGGCTCTAGATAACACAGAATTGGAGAACAAAGGTGTAGCTCAGCTTGGTGAAGCGACAGAAAAACTAGGTATGCAGTGGTTTCAGATTGAAATTGAAGATGACTGCGCACCGGGTGATGATTTCGCCGTGAAATGGCAGCAAGCCAGCTCTGCTCTGCATCAGGTTGTCGATAATGGCGGTAAAGTTGCGATGCATTGCATGGGCGGGTCAGGTCGTACGGGCCTGTTGGCGGCACATCTGCTGTTAGAAAAACAGTGGTCGCTGAGCGACATTGTCAAAGAGGTTCAAGCGCTACGTCCGGGTGCTTTTACCAAACCTGTTCAGGTTGATTACATCAGCGCAGTCGCGGCGAAATAA
- a CDS encoding metalloregulator ArsR/SmtB family transcription factor yields MLPHQFFKLLSDETRVRCLMLIEREECLSVGELTEALQESQPKISRHLAQLRSSGILVDVRQGQWVFYRLSADLPGWMKKLIDDLVASNCLKTEYQQDIERLHAIQARPVCCQ; encoded by the coding sequence ATGCTACCACATCAGTTTTTCAAATTATTATCCGACGAAACCCGAGTTCGCTGCCTGATGCTGATAGAACGTGAAGAATGTTTATCGGTCGGGGAGCTGACAGAAGCCCTTCAAGAAAGCCAGCCGAAAATTTCTCGTCATCTTGCTCAGTTACGCTCGAGTGGAATTCTGGTTGACGTTCGTCAGGGCCAATGGGTGTTTTATCGTTTATCTGCAGATTTACCGGGTTGGATGAAAAAACTGATTGATGATCTTGTCGCGTCTAACTGCCTGAAAACAGAGTACCAACAAGATATAGAAAGACTTCATGCTATTCAGGCTCGTCCTGTTTGCTGCCAGTAA
- a CDS encoding EAL and HDOD domain-containing protein, whose product MRDTYVARQPIFNAKRQTLGYELLFRDGENNAYPAHVDSNRATYRLIVENFLSLGMNPALPQSRSFINFPYKSLIRRLPLVLPKEQIVVEVLETCPPTDELYEAIKELNSSGYIIALDDFVYSPEWERFLPFVQIIKLDIMAMGLEAACEFVKERRSRGIRRKFLAERVETEEEFLTTRSAGFSFFQGFFFSKPEIIRQQYISPEQVIAMELLSEVCKTNVDFEKVEAIVAKDVALSYKLLRFVNTMSERLEVTISSFRQALVYLGEDKLRIFVSLAVASFISAKKPKELYNLSLQRAQFCQLMANENPFSQFREQAFLIGLFSTLDALLDLSLEELVQQLPLNQAIKVALLERQGPYGILLGLEECYERADWQGMQDACQQLNLSVDDVMPRISEAQRWSQDINRLV is encoded by the coding sequence ATGCGCGATACCTATGTGGCTCGTCAGCCCATTTTTAACGCCAAAAGACAAACTCTCGGCTATGAATTGTTGTTCCGTGACGGAGAAAACAATGCATACCCAGCTCATGTCGATTCCAACCGTGCAACGTATCGTTTAATTGTTGAGAACTTTCTATCTCTGGGTATGAATCCCGCTTTGCCGCAATCACGCAGTTTTATTAACTTCCCTTATAAGAGCCTGATCCGCCGTTTACCACTTGTGCTGCCTAAAGAGCAGATTGTTGTGGAAGTGTTGGAAACCTGCCCGCCAACGGATGAGTTGTATGAGGCAATCAAAGAGCTCAATTCCTCAGGGTACATCATTGCTTTAGATGACTTTGTATATAGCCCTGAATGGGAGCGCTTTCTGCCGTTCGTGCAGATCATTAAACTTGATATCATGGCGATGGGTTTAGAGGCGGCTTGCGAATTTGTCAAAGAACGGCGCTCCCGGGGTATTCGACGTAAATTTCTTGCGGAGCGGGTGGAAACCGAAGAAGAGTTCTTAACTACACGCTCTGCTGGCTTTTCGTTTTTTCAAGGCTTCTTCTTCAGTAAACCTGAAATCATTCGTCAGCAGTACATCAGCCCAGAGCAAGTGATCGCAATGGAGCTGCTCAGTGAGGTGTGCAAGACCAACGTCGATTTTGAAAAGGTCGAAGCGATTGTTGCCAAAGATGTCGCCTTATCTTACAAATTACTTCGCTTTGTCAATACGATGTCGGAGAGGCTCGAAGTCACCATCTCATCGTTTAGGCAAGCTTTGGTGTACCTTGGCGAAGATAAGCTACGTATTTTTGTCTCACTGGCGGTGGCGTCGTTTATCTCCGCTAAAAAGCCTAAAGAGCTGTATAACCTTTCCTTACAACGAGCTCAGTTTTGCCAGTTGATGGCGAACGAAAACCCTTTCAGCCAGTTCCGTGAACAGGCGTTTTTGATAGGTCTATTCTCTACTCTAGACGCTTTACTGGATTTATCGCTTGAAGAGTTAGTTCAGCAATTACCTCTTAATCAGGCGATTAAGGTCGCTTTACTTGAGCGCCAAGGGCCTTATGGCATCTTGCTTGGATTGGAAGAGTGCTATGAACGCGCAGACTGGCAGGGTATGCAAGATGCGTGTCAACAGCTCAACCTTTCCGTTGATGATGTCATGCCGCGCATTTCAGAGGCGCAGCGCTGGAGTCAGGATATCAACCGCCTCGTGTAA